One Falsihalocynthiibacter arcticus DNA segment encodes these proteins:
- a CDS encoding FAD-linked oxidase C-terminal domain-containing protein encodes MEMPTPDAKVLDRKSQIVSLLQAVLHTGTVIHDEIETRAYECDALTAYRCPPMCVVLPTTTEEVAAVLRICAQENVPVVPRGAGTSLAGGALPTADCVVLGVARMNEVLETDYDNRFIRVQTGRTNLSVSGAVEENDFFYAPDPSSQLACAIAGNIAMNSGGAHCLKYGVTTNNLLGVRMVTMEGEIVDIGGAHMGAAGLDLLGVICGSEGQLGVVTEATLRILPKPEGARPVLIGYDSNEVAGACVSDIIKAGVLPVAIEFMDRPCIRACEAFAHAGYPDCEALLIVEVEGSDAEIAHQLDLIKAIAMRHNPVEFRESKSAEESAAIWLGRKSAFGAMGQINDYMCLDGTIPVSELPLVLKRIRELSAGYGLEVANVFHAGDGNMHPLILFDANKTGDLEKCEALGADILRLCVEVGGCLTGEHGVGVEKRDLMLDQYTEADLEAQLRVKDVFDPMWLLNAAKVFPLSTTKTRRAAKELIPND; translated from the coding sequence ATGGAAATGCCAACCCCCGATGCGAAGGTACTAGATCGCAAATCGCAGATCGTTTCGCTCCTGCAGGCCGTTCTTCACACAGGCACGGTAATTCACGATGAAATCGAAACCCGCGCCTATGAGTGTGATGCGCTTACGGCCTACCGTTGTCCGCCAATGTGTGTGGTTTTGCCAACGACAACAGAAGAAGTCGCCGCCGTTTTGAGGATATGCGCGCAAGAGAACGTTCCCGTAGTGCCGCGCGGAGCAGGGACGTCGCTTGCCGGAGGTGCGCTTCCGACCGCCGATTGCGTTGTTTTGGGCGTGGCCCGCATGAACGAAGTACTCGAAACCGACTACGACAATCGCTTTATCCGCGTGCAAACGGGCCGTACCAATTTAAGCGTATCCGGCGCGGTTGAGGAAAACGATTTCTTTTATGCGCCCGATCCAAGTAGCCAGCTTGCCTGCGCTATCGCGGGCAATATAGCGATGAATTCTGGCGGCGCGCATTGCCTGAAATACGGGGTCACAACGAACAACCTGCTTGGCGTACGTATGGTGACGATGGAGGGCGAAATTGTCGATATTGGCGGGGCCCATATGGGGGCCGCAGGGCTTGATTTATTGGGCGTGATTTGTGGTAGTGAAGGGCAGCTTGGAGTTGTCACGGAAGCCACTCTGCGCATTCTTCCCAAACCCGAAGGCGCGCGCCCCGTGTTGATCGGTTACGACAGTAACGAGGTCGCGGGAGCTTGTGTCAGCGATATCATCAAGGCGGGGGTTTTGCCCGTCGCAATTGAGTTTATGGACCGTCCTTGTATCCGCGCTTGCGAAGCCTTTGCCCATGCGGGCTACCCCGATTGCGAAGCGCTTTTGATTGTCGAGGTTGAGGGAAGCGATGCCGAAATCGCGCACCAGCTTGACCTGATCAAAGCGATTGCCATGCGTCACAATCCCGTCGAATTCCGCGAAAGTAAATCCGCCGAAGAAAGTGCTGCGATTTGGCTGGGCCGTAAGTCGGCTTTCGGCGCGATGGGGCAAATCAACGACTATATGTGTTTGGACGGAACGATTCCAGTTTCCGAATTGCCGCTCGTTCTGAAGCGCATCCGTGAACTCTCGGCTGGATACGGCCTTGAAGTTGCGAATGTTTTTCACGCGGGCGATGGCAACATGCATCCGCTGATCCTGTTTGACGCAAACAAGACCGGTGATTTGGAGAAATGTGAGGCTTTGGGGGCGGATATTCTGCGGCTTTGTGTGGAAGTTGGGGGATGTTTGACGGGCGAGCACGGGGTCGGCGTAGAGAAGCGGGATTTGATGTTGGACCAATACACAGAAGCGGATTTGGAAGCACAGTTGCGAGTCAAAGATGTGTTTGATCCAATGTGGCTGTTGAATGCGGCAAAAGTGTTTCCCCTTTCAACAACGAAAACGCGGCGCGCTGCTAAGGAATTGATCCCCAATGACTAA
- a CDS encoding FAD-binding protein, translated as MTKPQIDCPRSEKELAEFVRDTQRAVRVTGGDTRKTGSTRAEDMVSTSALSGITLYDPGALTLVAKSGTPLLEIENALAAENQRLAFEPMDHRGLLGTQGVSTIGGVVAANVSGPRRVQVGACRDHLLGVRFVDGRGDVIKNGGRVMKNVTGYDLVKLMAGSYGTLGILSEVSLKVLPQVEAVATVLIKGLTNSEAVSVMSRAMGSPYEVSGAAHMPLGMEGEAATTLRVEGFHASVAYRAQALVEMFKACPDVTVQTDPVQTTAVWQGISEAAPFHNEAGDVWKISCVPSDATRLAQAAGGRILFDWAGGLIWALTTEGHDLRLDLGSFDGHATRIRAGKTTAADAPTFAPEHPLIERLSAGLREKFDPRGILNPGLMG; from the coding sequence ATGACTAAACCTCAAATCGATTGCCCGCGTTCCGAAAAAGAGCTTGCCGAATTTGTGCGGGATACGCAACGCGCGGTGCGTGTCACTGGTGGAGATACCCGCAAAACTGGCTCCACTCGAGCCGAGGACATGGTGAGTACATCTGCACTTTCTGGCATTACGCTCTATGATCCAGGCGCACTCACTTTGGTCGCGAAATCCGGCACGCCCCTTTTGGAAATCGAAAATGCACTCGCCGCCGAAAATCAAAGGCTGGCCTTTGAACCGATGGATCATCGTGGCCTGCTGGGAACGCAAGGTGTGTCGACCATCGGCGGAGTGGTTGCCGCAAATGTGTCTGGCCCACGGCGGGTGCAGGTGGGGGCCTGTCGCGATCACCTTTTGGGGGTTCGGTTTGTCGATGGGCGTGGCGATGTTATTAAGAATGGGGGCCGCGTTATGAAAAATGTGACGGGCTATGATTTGGTTAAATTGATGGCGGGCAGTTATGGGACATTGGGAATCCTGAGCGAAGTTTCCCTCAAAGTTTTGCCACAAGTCGAAGCAGTCGCGACGGTTTTGATCAAAGGTCTAACCAATTCCGAAGCGGTTTCGGTGATGTCCCGCGCGATGGGATCACCCTATGAGGTCTCCGGTGCGGCCCACATGCCTTTGGGTATGGAGGGCGAGGCTGCGACAACGCTACGGGTCGAAGGATTTCACGCGTCGGTTGCTTACCGTGCGCAAGCTTTGGTCGAGATGTTCAAAGCGTGCCCAGACGTCACAGTTCAAACGGATCCTGTACAAACGACCGCTGTCTGGCAAGGAATTAGCGAGGCCGCGCCCTTTCACAATGAAGCGGGTGACGTTTGGAAAATTTCCTGTGTTCCGAGCGATGCCACAAGGTTGGCGCAAGCCGCGGGCGGTAGAATCTTGTTCGATTGGGCGGGCGGATTGATCTGGGCGCTTACGACCGAGGGGCACGATCTTCGCCTCGATCTGGGATCTTTTGATGGGCACGCAACGCGTATTCGCGCGGGGAAAACCACCGCCGCCGACGCCCCAACCTTCGCCCCCGAGCATCCTTTGATTGAGAGGTTATCTGCGGGGCTTCGTGAGAAATTTGATCCGCGTGGGATCCTAAATCCGGGTTTGATGGGATAG